The segment TCATGTTGAGAAATTATTGCTGTGTTGTGAAAAACCGGCAGGGCGCGAACAGTTGCAGGAGGAACTTGGAATAAGAGACAGAAAATATTTTTATAAAACCTTTTTGAAGCCGGCCCTGAAAACGGGGCTGCTTGCATTGACCATTCCCGAGAAACCCAGAAGTAAGTTGCAAAAATACCAGCTGACCGAGGCTGGTCGGCGATGGTTGGCTGCCAGAGGGTGATAGGGGCCTGCTTTATTGTCGAATTCATGCAGGCTCCGGCCAACCGGGTCATCATCCTGCGCCACGACGTGGACCGGCGTCCGGGCCCCTGAAAACCGCCCGGCTGGAGCATGATCTGGGCATCCCGGCATCCTGTTATTTCCGGGCCGTGCCGGAAAGCTGGGATGAGGCCGGGGTCAGGCTTGGCTTGCGTGTGACCTTGGGTTATTGGCTTATTGAGGATGGAGTAAACGGGGGTGGGGTCAGTCTTGCGTTATTGCGTTTTTGAGAAAGGGCCCTCAAAAACGCAATAACACAAGGCTGACCCCGTGCTCTTCTGACTTTGCTTGATAAAGGGAAAGATGACACGATTCAGGCTGATTGCCGTTGATTTTTTGTTGATGACCCTGGCGTTTTTGCTGGTGAACCAGGCCAAGCGGGTGGCGCCCAAGCTGCCCGGGGTCCAGAAGGTGTATTTCGCGATCACCAAAGGCCACAACCGGGCCATCTCCCGGGCCGAGGTGCTGGGAAGCCGACCTGCCCGAGACCTTCGAAGAAATCTGCGAGTCGGATCCAAATAGCGGGGTCACAGTTTAAGAATATGGATGATGTTCCAAATAGTCCTCAACAATAAATTCCAGGCGTTCAATTAGATATAACGGCAGTGAAATTAATGGATAGTTTACATCCTTGCGCTCTTTACCGATATTAATAACTGTCTTTATTTGATGAACAGATGGTAAGGATGAATCAAACCGAATAGCAAATGGTGCTTTTTTTTGTCCCATAAACTGGTGCAAAGACTTTAATTTTCCAGTAGGTCCTGCTTTTACCTCTATGGGAATTATGCTGCCTGCAATCCCGATAACAAAATCTAATTCTGCATTGGATGAGCGGCCCTCACGCAACCAGTATGTTAAGTCCCTGTTTGGAGAATCTGCAAGCAGATGCTGCAAGTGCTGCCCTATAAACTGTTCGGCAATGGCACCTTCATTGATCAATTTTATATCATCCATTTGAGAGACTATGTGCCAGTTCAAACCGCAAACGGCATTCATCAAACCGACATCGAGAAAAAGGGTTTTATACACTTTTTCTTCAAGATCAGCCTGCAGGGGAAGGCCTGAGCAATGGCTGTCTGCAAAAACTGCTATTGCTTCGGGCATGCCTCCAATATAATAATAGGAACGTAATAAACTTGATAAACGATTGTGTACAATTTCACCAATTTTTTGATCCGGGGTATAGTGCATGATAAAGGAATGATCACTTAAGACAAACTCAAGCAGAGAGCCTGCGCATATCACCGGAATTTCCGGTTTGTCTTCATAAAAATAACGTAATGCAGCAATTGCCTCGGGAACAGCCTGGATTTCATCCAGGAAAAGGAGTGCATTTTTATTGATTTCTCCCATGTTTGGTAAAAATTCAAGCTGCTGAATAATTTCAATTGGATCTTTACCTGAAAATATCGGTGCTAATTCAGGATAACGTTCTAAATTGATATTCAGCAACGTTTCTTTATTGTTTCTGGCAATCCCAATTATTGTTTTATGGGTGTCTTTTGGTGTTGTTATTATTATTTTATCGGTATGTTTCTTCAGAATCCCGGGCCTGCGTTATTGTAGTTATTGGGGTATTGGGTATTGGGCGCGTATGGGTTGCAAATATCTTTATGCGGTGGTGGGGTCAGTCTTGCGTTATTGCGTTTTTGAGAAAGGGCCCTCAAAAACACAATAACACAAGGCTGACCCCGTGAAGACTGACCCCGGCTGACCCACATATGAGTTGCAAATATCTGCCGGCAGGGGTATTATTTGTAATGGATTTGAAAAAAGAGCGGGTGAGGTGACAAGATGGTGACTGTTGATAAAAAACATGTTTCTACGTTGCTGCTTGTGGAAGCATACTCGGAGAAGCATAAGACAGAAGAAAAAGTGGCATTTTTTCATAAAAAATATAATAAAAATTTTGATGAATTTGAAAAAATGATGCGCGCCGATGAAGAAAATTTTACCCAATATGATGATTATATGGAGTGGAAAGCCTATAGACGGTACCTGGACAATATAGATCTTCGGATCAAAGATCTTAGAAATGGAAGTATTCAGTTTACTTGATTCCTCTCCCATCGTTCTGACATACAGAATTGTCGATTTCAAGTATTGGGAAACCGGCTCGTATGTCAAAATGCAAATTGTGCTCATAGATAACAGTGTCTTACATGTCCGCGAATATAATGATGAATTCGAACGAAATTATTCTTTTCACTGGCAGAACTCCCAGGGCGCATTTTTGATGCGATGGGATAATGCACCTCATCATAGACATTTGAAAACATATCCGAACCATATGCACAGAAATGACCTCATTGAAGAAAGTGACGTCATTACGCTCAAAGACGTATTGAAATATATAACATCCTGTATTTGATTTTGTGAAAAGGGGTGGGGTCAGGCTTGGCTTATTGGCTTATTGAGGATGAAGTAGGCTGACCCCGCTGACCCCGTGAAAGCGGCTGTCCCTGTGAACACCGAACATGAAGGGTTGTTGATGAAATATCGGGTTTTGTTGTTCTTGTATCTGGCGTTTCTGGTGGTGATGGTGGTGGTGCCCCTGGGCGGTTTGAATACCACCCTGTCAGATACTTTTTTGTTTCAACTGCGGCTGGATTATCTGGTTCATGCGGTGGTGTTTGCGCCGCTGGTGGTGCTGTGGCGGTTGAGCTTTACCCGCCATCCCCTGTGGATGATAATACTGACGGGCCTGGCCCTGGCTGTGGGGTTGGAGGGGATTCAATTTCTGCTGCCCTACCGGGCCTGGAATGTGAATGATGCGGTGGGCAATGCGGTGGGGGTGGTGATGGGATGTGCCCTGGTGGGTGGGGTCAGGCTTGGCTTGTTGGCTTATTGTAGGTGAAGTGGGCGGGGGTGGGGTCAGTAGGCGGTGGTGGGGTCAGTCTTGCGTTATTGCATTTTTGAGAAAAGGCCCTCAAAAACGCAATAACACAAGGCTGACCCCGGCTGACCCCTTGAAAGCGGCTGACCCCGGGCGATTACACTGACTGATTAAGGAAAAGATGACACGATTCAGGCTGATTGCGGTTGATTTTTTGTTGATGACGCTGGCGTTTTGGGTGGTGAATGGGGCCAAGCGGGGGACGCTGGAGCTGCCGGAGGGGTATGGGGTCCTGCTGGGATTGTTTTATGGGGCATGGGTGGTGTCCGGGGTGGTGGGCAAAAAATTTGTGCCCGGGGAATATGCCGGGGGCCGGGAAGGGGCCAGGACGCTGGTCAAATCGGCCCTGTATCTGGCCTTTACCATTGCGTTTGTGGTGGTGATGTTCGGGATGGTGAAATATTCCCGGGTTCAGGTGTTTGCGACGTGCGGGGTGCTGCTGGGGCTGGAGCTGCTGGTGTGGGGGGCCGCCGTGCGGTTCGGGGGCGTGCTGCAAGGGACAAAGACCGGGGAGGACGAATCCGGCGATGAGGTGCCGGCCGTGCAGGACCGGTTTTCGGTCAAGTTTGCCCTGGTGGATCTGGGGTTGTTTTTTGCCGCGTTTTTTGCCGTGAACTACATGAAGCGGGGGCATTTTGATCTGGTGGCCGGGTATGAACAGCTCATGGTGATGCAGCTGATGCTGGGGGCGGGGGCTGCCTTTGCCACGCAGAAATATTATGTGATCCGGCACAGGAACTTTTATTTTGCCCTGTGGCAGTGGCTCAAGGCCGGGTTTCTGCTCATGGCCGTCACGGGGGTGATGGTGTATGGGCTGCGGCTGTTTCACTACTCGCGGCTCCAGGGGTTCGGCACGGTGGCGCTGCTCATGGTGCTGGAGGCCGTGGCCCTCGGCGTGTATTTCAGTGCGCGCAAGGATCGCAAAAAGGAAGGCGATATCGAGTCCGTGGACCAGGTGCGGCAGGCTTTGGCCCAGGAGCCGTATGACCTGAATGTGGATATCGAGACCGTGCGCAAGCGGTTGATGCGGCCGGCCATCTATAAGCTGCAGCGCAGTTTTCAGCCGGATGAGCAGGCGTTTCTGGAGTTTCTTGAACAGCATGTGGATCTGACCGATATCCTGTATGTGGAAACCCAGGTGGAGCGCAGTGCCACGTTTTTTGCCCTGCATGATGATTATCTGATGCTGCGGCTGTTCATCGGGCTGCGCAAGCTCAATGACTGCCGCAGGCTGAATGTGCATTTTCTGTCCCTGCACCAGATGCTGCTGCCGGGCGGGTATTTTGCCGGGTATGCCCATACCGTCAAAACCCATTATGAGTGGATTTATTCCCGGTTTCCCCGGCCCATGGCCCATGCCGTCTATGCCCTGGATTTTCTGGTCCACCGGGTGGCGCCCAAGCTGCCCTGGGTCAAAAAGGTGTATTTTGCCGTCACCAAGGGAAAA is part of the Desulfotignum phosphitoxidans DSM 13687 genome and harbors:
- a CDS encoding sugar transferase, translating into MTRFRLIAVDFLLMTLAFWVVNGAKRGTLELPEGYGVLLGLFYGAWVVSGVVGKKFVPGEYAGGREGARTLVKSALYLAFTIAFVVVMFGMVKYSRVQVFATCGVLLGLELLVWGAAVRFGGVLQGTKTGEDESGDEVPAVQDRFSVKFALVDLGLFFAAFFAVNYMKRGHFDLVAGYEQLMVMQLMLGAGAAFATQKYYVIRHRNFYFALWQWLKAGFLLMAVTGVMVYGLRLFHYSRLQGFGTVALLMVLEAVALGVYFSARKDRKKEGDIESVDQVRQALAQEPYDLNVDIETVRKRLMRPAIYKLQRSFQPDEQAFLEFLEQHVDLTDILYVETQVERSATFFALHDDYLMLRLFIGLRKLNDCRRLNVHFLSLHQMLLPGGYFAGYAHTVKTHYEWIYSRFPRPMAHAVYALDFLVHRVAPKLPWVKKVYFAVTKGKYRVISRAEVLGRLSFCGFEIIATKVIDNRFYFIVRKVKTPSADTSPTYGPLVALKRSGLGGRAVHTYKFRTMYPYSEYLQQYLSDLHGLEKGGKIENDFRKTTWGKVMRKLWLDELPMLYNWVKGDFALVGVRPLSFQYLSGYDPELQELRKKVRPGLVPPFYADLPETFEEICDSERRYIKAFLERPVRTQIRYFVKSFVNIVFRGARSK
- a CDS encoding VanZ family protein, encoding MKYRVLLFLYLAFLVVMVVVPLGGLNTTLSDTFLFQLRLDYLVHAVVFAPLVVLWRLSFTRHPLWMIILTGLALAVGLEGIQFLLPYRAWNVNDAVGNAVGVVMGCALVGGVRLGLLAYCR
- a CDS encoding toxin-antitoxin system TumE family protein, whose protein sequence is MQIVLIDNSVLHVREYNDEFERNYSFHWQNSQGAFLMRWDNAPHHRHLKTYPNHMHRNDLIEESDVITLKDVLKYITSCI
- a CDS encoding DUF4143 domain-containing protein; protein product: MLKKHTDKIIITTPKDTHKTIIGIARNNKETLLNINLERYPELAPIFSGKDPIEIIQQLEFLPNMGEINKNALLFLDEIQAVPEAIAALRYFYEDKPEIPVICAGSLLEFVLSDHSFIMHYTPDQKIGEIVHNRLSSLLRSYYYIGGMPEAIAVFADSHCSGLPLQADLEEKVYKTLFLDVGLMNAVCGLNWHIVSQMDDIKLINEGAIAEQFIGQHLQHLLADSPNRDLTYWLREGRSSNAELDFVIGIAGSIIPIEVKAGPTGKLKSLHQFMGQKKAPFAIRFDSSLPSVHQIKTVINIGKERKDVNYPLISLPLYLIERLEFIVEDYLEHHPYS